In the Candidatus Methylomirabilota bacterium genome, one interval contains:
- a CDS encoding prephenate dehydrogenase/arogenate dehydrogenase family protein, which produces MIRRLTIVGLGLLGGSVAKAARAESLAREIVAVGRRVASLEPALADGTVDRITTDIAEGVAEADLVVLATPVATLAAQLPAVWGAAAEGALITDVGSVKTRIVRTAEALAAERPLAFIGGHPMAGSNLAGYGVARADLFRGALVILTPTERTGVDALKRASEFWEAVGGRVMSLDPATHDRAVAAVSHLPHLVADALVAAVDRMDPQFFDVAARGFKDTTRIAASDPVMWRDIFEQNREALAEALAVFRGVLTELEELVRSGDRARIDAELERIRAMRERLG; this is translated from the coding sequence GTGATCCGCCGGCTCACCATCGTCGGACTCGGGCTTCTCGGGGGCTCGGTCGCGAAGGCGGCGCGGGCGGAATCGCTCGCGCGGGAGATCGTCGCGGTGGGCCGTCGCGTGGCGAGCCTCGAGCCCGCCCTCGCCGACGGAACCGTGGACCGGATCACCACCGATATCGCCGAGGGCGTGGCCGAGGCGGATCTCGTCGTCCTCGCCACCCCGGTGGCCACCTTGGCCGCCCAGCTTCCCGCCGTCTGGGGCGCCGCCGCCGAGGGCGCCCTCATCACGGATGTCGGCAGCGTCAAGACCCGCATCGTCCGTACGGCCGAGGCCCTGGCCGCCGAGCGCCCGCTCGCCTTCATTGGTGGCCATCCCATGGCCGGCTCCAATCTCGCGGGCTATGGCGTGGCGCGGGCGGATCTGTTCCGCGGGGCCCTCGTCATCCTCACCCCGACCGAGCGCACGGGCGTCGATGCTCTCAAGCGCGCGAGTGAGTTCTGGGAGGCGGTGGGCGGCCGCGTCATGAGCCTCGACCCCGCCACCCATGACCGCGCGGTGGCCGCGGTGAGCCATCTCCCGCATCTCGTGGCCGACGCTCTCGTGGCCGCCGTCGACCGCATGGATCCACAGTTCTTCGACGTGGCCGCGCGCGGCTTCAAGGACACCACGCGGATCGCCGCCTCCGACCCCGTGATGTGGCGCGATATCTTCGAGCAGAATCGCGAGGCCTTGGCCGAGGCGCTGGCCGTCTTTCGCGGAGTCCTCACGGAGCTGGAAGAGCTCGTCCGCTCGGGCGACCGCGCGCGCATCGATGCCGAGCTCGAGCGCATCCGGGCCATGCGGGAGCGGCTCGGATGA
- the aroA gene encoding 3-phosphoshikimate 1-carboxyvinyltransferase, with protein sequence MRIRVQPVTRLSGTLEVPGDKSISHRAALLGAIANGRTEITGYLDGEDCLNTLRAVEKLGVLVTRKGPGHYLVDGVGLLGLREPEDVLDCGNSGTSARLLLGLLAGQPFWTFLTGDASLRRRPMKRVAEPLAAMGATFVGRQEAGRLPLGVRGARPLRACAYASPVASAQIKTALLLAGLWADGPVSVTEPAQSRDHTERMLAGFGARLSVEWRTVTITPGGELRGQAVAVPGDISSAAFLLVAGALVADSRVTVARVGANPTRAGLLEVLESMGARVERHGASAAAGEPVADLTTSSTALHGTQIGGELIPRLIDEVPILAVAACAAAGRTRITDAAELRVKESDRIGAIAVELGRMGARIAERPDGLDIEGGIRLQGAAVGSGGDHRMAMALVVAGLMAEGETVVEDTACINTSYPGFVAAINALAGRVCAEEMP encoded by the coding sequence ATGAGGATACGGGTCCAGCCGGTGACGAGGCTCTCCGGCACCCTCGAAGTGCCCGGCGACAAGTCGATCTCCCACCGGGCCGCCCTCCTCGGCGCCATCGCGAACGGGCGCACGGAGATCACCGGCTATCTGGATGGCGAAGATTGCCTCAACACGCTCCGGGCCGTCGAGAAGCTGGGCGTGCTCGTCACGCGCAAGGGCCCCGGACACTACCTCGTGGACGGCGTGGGGCTCCTAGGCCTGCGCGAGCCCGAGGACGTCCTCGACTGCGGCAATTCGGGAACAAGCGCCCGCCTCCTCTTGGGTCTCCTCGCGGGCCAGCCCTTCTGGACCTTCCTCACGGGAGACGCCTCCCTGAGGCGGCGGCCCATGAAGCGCGTGGCCGAGCCGCTCGCCGCCATGGGTGCGACCTTCGTGGGACGCCAGGAGGCGGGACGGCTTCCCCTCGGCGTGCGGGGGGCGCGGCCTCTGCGAGCCTGCGCCTATGCCTCGCCGGTCGCCTCCGCCCAGATCAAAACCGCTCTGCTCCTGGCCGGGCTCTGGGCCGATGGACCCGTCAGCGTGACCGAGCCGGCCCAGTCCCGTGATCACACGGAGCGGATGCTGGCCGGCTTTGGCGCTCGGCTGTCCGTGGAGTGGCGCACGGTGACGATCACGCCGGGCGGCGAGCTTCGCGGCCAGGCCGTGGCCGTTCCCGGCGATATCTCGTCGGCCGCCTTCCTTCTCGTCGCGGGCGCCCTCGTGGCGGACAGTCGAGTGACCGTGGCCAGAGTGGGCGCGAATCCGACGCGGGCGGGTCTCCTCGAGGTGCTCGAATCGATGGGCGCGCGCGTGGAGCGACATGGCGCGTCGGCCGCGGCCGGCGAGCCCGTGGCCGACCTGACCACGTCCAGCACCGCGCTCCACGGCACGCAGATCGGCGGCGAGCTCATTCCGCGCCTGATCGACGAGGTGCCCATCCTGGCCGTGGCGGCCTGCGCCGCGGCCGGCCGTACCCGCATCACCGATGCCGCGGAGCTCCGCGTGAAGGAGTCGGACCGGATCGGCGCCATTGCCGTCGAGCTCGGGCGCATGGGCGCCCGCATCGCCGAGAGGCCTGATGGCCTCGACATCGAGGGAGGGATCCGGCTTCAGGGGGCCGCGGTGGGAAGCGGCGGCGACCACCGGATGGCTATGGCGCTCGTGGTGGCGGGTCTCATGGCCGAGGGGGAGACCGTGGTCGAGGACACGGCGTGCATCAACACGTCCTATCCCGGCTTCGTGGCGGCCATCAATGCCCTGGCGGGACGGGTGTGTGCCGAGGAGATGCCCTGA
- the cmk gene encoding (d)CMP kinase, translated as MCRGDALKRQPVVTIDGPAAAGKSTAARELARRLGFKLLDTGALYRALAWAVREAGVSADDPSAIRSVLEKTTVDLDGGRVLVNGRDVSGELRAPELGMLTSRLTRLQMVRDKLTPLQRQLASAGGVVLEGRDTGSVVCPEAEVKFYLDADLDERARRRRDELAASGLPAPFETVRAEVRQRDRQDMERELAPLVRPEGALVLDSTALSPEAVVERMLDAVEQARCCTRS; from the coding sequence GTGTGCCGAGGAGATGCCCTGAAGCGACAGCCCGTCGTCACCATTGACGGACCAGCCGCGGCCGGCAAATCCACGGCCGCGCGCGAGCTCGCCCGTCGGCTCGGCTTCAAGCTGCTCGACACGGGGGCTCTCTATCGCGCCCTGGCCTGGGCCGTCAGAGAGGCGGGCGTGTCCGCGGATGACCCATCCGCCATTCGGTCCGTGCTCGAGAAGACCACCGTCGACCTCGACGGCGGCCGCGTGCTCGTCAATGGCCGGGACGTCAGCGGCGAGCTCCGGGCGCCCGAGCTGGGCATGCTGACCTCCCGCTTGACTCGGCTCCAGATGGTCCGTGACAAGCTGACCCCGCTCCAGCGTCAGCTGGCCAGCGCGGGCGGGGTGGTGCTCGAGGGTCGGGACACGGGCAGCGTGGTGTGTCCCGAGGCGGAGGTGAAGTTCTACCTCGACGCCGATCTCGACGAGCGCGCGAGGCGCCGGCGCGACGAGCTCGCGGCCAGCGGCCTTCCCGCCCCCTTCGAGACGGTCAGGGCCGAAGTGAGGCAGCGGGATCGGCAGGACATGGAGCGCGAGCTGGCGCCGCTCGTCAGACCCGAGGGCGCCCTGGTGCTCGATTCGACCGCGCTCTCTCCAGAGGCCGTCGTCGAGCGGATGCTCGACGCGGTGGAACAGGCGCGATGCTGTACACGATCCTGA